The genomic region AGTACATACAGGAGATCCTGCAATTTTTGGAGCACATAGAGAGCAAATGGATATTTTAGATGAACATGGAATAGATTATGAAGTAATTCCAGGGGTAAGTTCATTTTTAGCTTCAGCAGCAGCAGTAAGAAAAGAATTCACTCTTCCAGGAGTATCTCAAACTGTTATTTGTACTAGATTAGAGGGAAGAACTCCAGTTCCAGAAAAGGAATCTTTAGAAAGTTTAGCAAGTCATAGAGCTTCAATGGCTATATTCCTTTCTGTACATATGATAGGAGATGTTGTAAAAAGATTAGGAACTTCTTATCCAATGACTACTCCAATTGCAGTTGTTCAAAGGGCAACTTGGGAAGATCAAAAAGTTGTAGTGGGAACTTTAGAAACAATAGAAAAATTGGTTAAAGAGGCAAATATAACTAAAACTGCTCAAATTTTAGTTGGAGATTTCTTAGGAAATGAATATGAATTATCAAAACTATATGATAAACATTTTACCCATGAATTTAGAAAAGGAATAGAGTAATGAAATTAGCTATTTGGACAGTGACTAGAGGAGCTGGAATCAGGGGAAAAAAAGTTAAAGAAAAATTAGGAGGAGACCTATTTACTTTAAAAAAATTTTTTGTAGATGAAAGTATTCCTATGGATAATTTTACAGAAACTTTAAATGAAAATTTTAATAAATATGAGGGACATATTTTTATAATGGCTACAGGAATTGTTATTAGAAAAATATCAACTCTTATTAAAAGTAAGGATGTGGACCCAGCAGTTGTTGTAATTGATGAAAATTTAAATTTTGCAATATCCTTACTATCAGGCCATTTAGGTGGAGCTAATGAACTTGCAAAAGTTGCTGGGGAAAAATTAAATTTACTTCCAATAATTACAACAAGTTCAGATGTAACTGGAAAAATAGCTGTGGATACTTTAGGACAAAAATTAAATGGAGAATTGGAATCTCTTGAAAAAGCAAAAAATGTAACAGCTCTTATTGTGGATGGGAAGGAAGTATTTCTTTCTCTTCCTAAAAATATAAATTTAAATGGAAAAGGAGAGGGAGGAATTATAGTTTCGAATAGAGAGAAAATAGAAACTGTAAGAATCTATCCAAAAAATTTAATTGTAGGTTTAGGAGCTAGAAAAAATATAGAGAAAGAAAAGGTATTAAAGGCAATAGATTTAGCCTTTGAAAAAAATAATCTTTCTAAAAAAAGTATAAAAAAATTTGCCACTGTGGATGTAAAAGAAAATGAACTGGGAATTATAGAAGCTTTAAAAGATTTGGGATTTCAAGGGATGGATATAATTTCAAGGGCAGAAATTTTACCCATAGAAAATAAATTTGAAGGTTCTGAGTTTGTAAAAAAGCAAATTGGAGTTTCTTCAGTTTCAGAACCCTGTGCTTTTTTAAGTTCAAATAAAAATGGAAAATTTTTAGAGAAAAAATTTAAATATGAAGGTGTAACAGTATCAATTTACGAGGAGAATTAGGATGAATTTAGGAAAAATATATGTAGTGGGAATTGGACCTGGAAATATGCAGGATATAACAGTAAGAGCTTATA from Cetobacterium ceti harbors:
- the cbiG gene encoding cobalt-precorrin 5A hydrolase, with the protein product MKLAIWTVTRGAGIRGKKVKEKLGGDLFTLKKFFVDESIPMDNFTETLNENFNKYEGHIFIMATGIVIRKISTLIKSKDVDPAVVVIDENLNFAISLLSGHLGGANELAKVAGEKLNLLPIITTSSDVTGKIAVDTLGQKLNGELESLEKAKNVTALIVDGKEVFLSLPKNINLNGKGEGGIIVSNREKIETVRIYPKNLIVGLGARKNIEKEKVLKAIDLAFEKNNLSKKSIKKFATVDVKENELGIIEALKDLGFQGMDIISRAEILPIENKFEGSEFVKKQIGVSSVSEPCAFLSSNKNGKFLEKKFKYEGVTVSIYEEN
- the cobM gene encoding precorrin-4 C(11)-methyltransferase, whose product is MEKVYFIGAGPGDPELITVKGQRIVKEADIIIYAGSLVPKQVIDCHKDGAEIYNSASMNLEEVMEVTINGIKAGKKVARVHTGDPAIFGAHREQMDILDEHGIDYEVIPGVSSFLASAAAVRKEFTLPGVSQTVICTRLEGRTPVPEKESLESLASHRASMAIFLSVHMIGDVVKRLGTSYPMTTPIAVVQRATWEDQKVVVGTLETIEKLVKEANITKTAQILVGDFLGNEYELSKLYDKHFTHEFRKGIE